Proteins co-encoded in one Arachis hypogaea cultivar Tifrunner chromosome 13, arahy.Tifrunner.gnm2.J5K5, whole genome shotgun sequence genomic window:
- the LOC112736684 gene encoding heat stress transcription factor B-4d, with protein MAFTLEERRSSNIEEEENMNKMKVMIMMMDSSSSQKKLPSSSSVPAPFLTKTYQLVDDPMTDHIVSWGHDGHSTSSSSSFVVWRPPEFARDLLPNYFKHNNFSSFVRQLNTYGFKKVVADRWEFANEYFRKGAKHLLCEIHRRKTPHHHHHHHQENNNEALCWIDSSTTPTTIPSIPTSLLLPSPKSPSCSSLGGGTNSDHHHHQHNHILAALSEDNQRLRRKNLMLLSELTHMKNLYNDIIYFIQNHLKPASSPSHHNQTLTIPKLVELDSSPKGSRMMMSISDDDDDDDDYNNNNCSSSSVKLFGVPLSGKKRLHPDNIFQQD; from the exons ATGGCATTCACACTAGAAGAGAGGAGGAGTAGTAACATTGAAGAGGAGGAGAACATGAATAAGATGAaggtgatgataatgatgatggattcatcatcatcacaaaagaagttaccatcatcatcatcagtgcCTGCACCATTCCTGACAAAGACATACCAACTAGTTGATGATCCTATGACTGACCACATAGTGTCATGGGGTCATGATGGTCattccacatcatcatcatcatcatttgttGTTTGGAGACCTCCTGAGTTTGCCAGAGACCTTCTTCCCAACTATTTCAAACACAACAACTTCTCCAGCTTTGTTAGGCAACTCAATACCTAT GGATTCAAGAAGGTAGTTGCTGATAGATGGGAATTTGCAAATGAGTATTTCAGAAAAGGAGCAAAACATCTTCTATGTGAAATCCATAGAAGAAAAACccctcatcaccatcatcatcatcatcaagagaaTAATAATGAAGCTCTATGTTGGATTGATTCTTCTACAACTCCTACTACTATTCCTTCTATTCCTACTTCATTATTACTACCTTCTCCTAAATCACCATCATGTTCTTCATTAGGAGGAGGCACTAATAgtgatcatcatcaccatcaacaTAATCATATCTTAGCAGCACTTTCTGAGGATAATCAAAGGCTAAGGAGAAAGAACTTGATGCTCTTATCTGAACTAACTCACATGAAGAATCTCTACAATGATATCATCTACTTCATCCAAAACCATCTCAAacctgcttcttctccctctcatcATAATCAAACATTAACTATTCCAAAGCTGGTGGAGTTGGATTCATCACCAAAGGGTAgtagaatgatgatgagtattagtgatgatgatgatgatgatgatgattacaaCAATAATAATTGTAGTTCTTCTTCAGTGAAGCTCTTTGGTGTTCCTCTTAGTGGTAAAAAGAGATTACACCCAGATAATATTTTTCAACAAGATTAA